The following are encoded in a window of Collinsella aerofaciens genomic DNA:
- the proC gene encoding pyrroline-5-carboxylate reductase, producing the protein MKIGFVGFGNMASAMADGWIAAGVAASDMCACAGHYDALVERCEARGMVACRDAAEVVAASDIVVAAVKPYMIEKVFAPLKDTLADKVVLSVAWTWDSAKWEKVLPGVAHISTVPNTPVSVGEGVIACEKSSTLNDEQRAVVLDLLGKLGTVVELDTSLLFVGGTVGGCAPAFVAMAIEALGDAAVKHGIPRADAYRIVSQMVLGTAKLQLATGQHPAAMKDAVCSPGGATIKGVVALEDAGMRSALVKAIDATLQ; encoded by the coding sequence ATGAAGATTGGATTTGTCGGTTTTGGCAATATGGCGAGCGCTATGGCCGATGGCTGGATCGCCGCCGGTGTGGCTGCGAGCGATATGTGCGCCTGCGCGGGCCACTACGACGCCTTGGTTGAGCGTTGTGAGGCGCGTGGGATGGTTGCCTGTCGCGACGCGGCGGAGGTTGTCGCCGCATCCGATATCGTGGTTGCTGCGGTCAAGCCGTACATGATCGAGAAGGTCTTCGCTCCGCTTAAGGACACTCTTGCCGACAAGGTTGTCCTTTCGGTTGCCTGGACTTGGGATAGCGCCAAGTGGGAAAAGGTCCTGCCGGGTGTCGCGCATATCTCGACAGTGCCCAACACGCCGGTTTCGGTGGGCGAGGGTGTTATCGCTTGCGAGAAGTCCTCTACGCTCAATGACGAGCAGCGTGCCGTGGTGCTCGACCTGCTCGGTAAGCTTGGCACTGTCGTCGAGCTCGACACGAGCCTGCTGTTTGTGGGCGGCACCGTGGGCGGTTGCGCCCCGGCATTTGTCGCCATGGCGATTGAGGCCCTGGGCGACGCGGCCGTCAAGCACGGCATTCCGCGCGCCGATGCCTATCGCATTGTGAGCCAGATGGTGTTGGGTACGGCAAAGCTGCAGCTTGCAACAGGGCAGCATCCTGCGGCGATGAAGGATGCCGTATGCTCACCCGGCGGCGCCACCATCAAGGGCGTCGTCGCGCTCGAGGACGCCGGCATGCGCAGCGCCCTGGTCAAGGCCATCGACGCCACCCTCCAGTAA
- a CDS encoding DUF6724 family protein, producing the protein MDAVFSFLFGTRTGFAILFAGGILLFAILAFVMEKRTHKMYVDRGPKSEDEEDSFWD; encoded by the coding sequence ATGGACGCAGTTTTTTCCTTTTTGTTTGGCACCCGCACCGGTTTTGCCATCCTTTTCGCCGGCGGCATCCTGCTATTTGCGATTCTTGCCTTTGTGATGGAGAAGCGCACCCATAAGATGTATGTCGACCGTGGCCCCAAGTCCGAGGACGAAGAAGACAGCTTCTGGGACTAA
- the serS gene encoding serine--tRNA ligase, whose translation MLDIKFVRENPDAIDTAMANRQTSWDREKFFELDDERRAVITEVEELQATRNAESKKIGALMKEGKKDEAEAAKEAVRAVNEKIDGLAERRTALEQEQYDFMSHLPNIPCEATPYGKDEGENIERRRWGTPREFDFDFKPHWDLGTDLDILDFERGNKLSGSRFTVLGGAGARLERALINFFLDTHTSRGFKEWWPPIVVKRQTMFGTGQLPKFEDDAYHVSGDNFLIPTAEVVLTNLHAGEVLDADTLPRRYTAFTPCFREEAGSAGRDTRGIIRQHEFDKVEMVKFAKPEESDEELESMTAEAEYLLQQLGLPYRVISLCTGDLGFSARQTYDIEVWLPSYNAYKEISSCSNCGDFQARRANIKYRDPENFKGSRYLHTLNGSGLPAGRTMAAILENYQNADGTITIPEVLRPYMGGLEKIEPVA comes from the coding sequence ATGCTTGATATCAAGTTTGTTCGCGAGAACCCCGATGCCATCGATACCGCCATGGCAAATCGCCAGACGTCTTGGGATCGCGAGAAGTTCTTTGAACTCGACGACGAGCGCCGTGCCGTCATCACCGAGGTCGAGGAGCTCCAGGCCACGCGTAACGCCGAGTCCAAGAAGATTGGAGCCCTGATGAAGGAGGGCAAGAAGGACGAGGCCGAGGCCGCCAAGGAGGCCGTGCGCGCCGTCAACGAGAAGATCGACGGTCTGGCCGAGCGCCGTACCGCTCTTGAGCAGGAGCAGTACGACTTCATGTCTCACCTGCCCAACATTCCGTGCGAGGCTACCCCGTACGGTAAGGACGAGGGCGAGAACATCGAGCGTCGCCGCTGGGGTACCCCGCGCGAGTTCGACTTCGACTTTAAGCCGCACTGGGATCTGGGCACCGATCTGGACATCCTCGATTTCGAGCGCGGCAACAAGCTCTCCGGCAGCCGCTTCACCGTTCTCGGTGGCGCCGGCGCTCGTCTTGAGCGTGCCCTCATTAACTTCTTCCTGGACACGCACACGAGCCGTGGCTTCAAGGAGTGGTGGCCGCCCATCGTCGTCAAGCGTCAGACCATGTTCGGTACGGGTCAGCTGCCCAAGTTCGAGGACGACGCCTATCACGTCTCGGGCGACAACTTCCTGATCCCTACCGCCGAGGTCGTACTGACTAACCTGCATGCCGGTGAAGTTCTGGACGCCGACACTCTGCCTCGCCGCTACACTGCCTTCACCCCCTGCTTCCGCGAGGAGGCCGGTTCCGCCGGTCGCGACACCCGCGGCATCATTCGCCAGCACGAGTTCGACAAAGTTGAGATGGTCAAGTTTGCCAAGCCGGAGGAGTCCGACGAGGAGCTCGAGAGCATGACCGCCGAGGCCGAGTACCTGCTGCAGCAGCTGGGCCTGCCGTATCGCGTGATTAGCCTGTGCACCGGCGACCTGGGCTTCTCTGCCCGTCAGACCTACGACATCGAGGTTTGGCTGCCGAGCTACAACGCCTACAAGGAGATCAGCTCCTGCTCCAATTGCGGCGACTTCCAGGCCCGTCGCGCCAACATCAAGTATCGCGACCCCGAGAACTTCAAGGGCTCGCGCTACCTGCACACCCTTAACGGTTCCGGCCTGCCGGCTGGTCGTACCATGGCTGCCATTCTAGAGAACTACCAGAACGCCGACGGCACCATCACGATCCCCGAGGTTCTGCGTCCCTACATGGGCGGCCTCGAGAAGATCGAGCCGGTCGCGTAA